One region of Streptomyces davaonensis JCM 4913 genomic DNA includes:
- a CDS encoding coiled-coil domain-containing protein, with product MSDTSPYGFELVRRGYDRAQVDERISKLVSDRDSALARITALEKRIEELHLETQNAQAQVTDAEPSYAGLGARVEKILRLAEEEAKDLREEARRAAEQHRELAESAAQQVRNDAESFAAERKAKAEDEGVRIVEKAKGEASQLRSEAQKDAQSKREEADALFEETRAKAAQAAADFETNLAKRREQSERDLASRQQKAEKRLAEIEHRAEQLRLEAEKLRTDAERRARQTVETAQRQAEDIVADANAKADRIRSESERELAALTNRRDSINAQLTNVREMLATLTGAAVAAAGSPAEDEPISRGVPAQQTR from the coding sequence ATGAGCGACACTTCCCCCTACGGCTTCGAGCTTGTGCGGCGTGGGTACGACCGCGCTCAGGTGGACGAACGGATCTCCAAGCTCGTCTCCGACCGTGACAGCGCTCTCGCCCGCATCACCGCTCTGGAAAAGCGCATCGAGGAACTCCACCTCGAAACGCAGAACGCCCAGGCCCAGGTGACCGACGCCGAGCCGTCGTACGCCGGTCTCGGCGCGCGTGTCGAGAAGATCCTGCGCCTCGCCGAGGAAGAGGCCAAGGATCTGCGCGAGGAGGCCCGGCGCGCCGCCGAGCAGCACCGCGAGCTGGCCGAGTCGGCGGCCCAGCAGGTTCGTAACGACGCAGAATCGTTCGCGGCGGAGCGCAAGGCCAAGGCGGAGGACGAGGGCGTCCGGATCGTCGAGAAGGCCAAGGGCGAGGCCTCTCAGCTGCGCTCCGAGGCGCAGAAGGACGCGCAGTCCAAGCGCGAGGAGGCGGACGCCCTCTTCGAGGAGACCCGCGCCAAGGCCGCGCAGGCCGCCGCCGACTTCGAGACCAACCTCGCCAAGCGCCGCGAGCAGTCCGAGCGCGACCTGGCCTCCCGTCAGCAGAAGGCCGAGAAGCGCCTCGCGGAGATCGAGCACCGCGCGGAGCAGCTCCGCCTGGAGGCCGAGAAGCTGCGCACGGACGCCGAGCGCCGCGCACGCCAGACCGTGGAGACCGCGCAGCGCCAGGCCGAGGACATCGTCGCGGACGCGAACGCCAAGGCCGACCGCATCCGTTCGGAATCCGAGCGCGAGCTCGCGGCGCTGACCAACCGCCGCGACTCGATCAACGCCCAGCTGACGAACGTGCGCGAGATGCTGGCGACCCTCACCGGCGCCGCGGTGGCCGCGGCCGGCAGCCCGGCCGAGGACGAGCCGATCTCCCGTGGGGTTCCGGCGCAGCAGACCCGGTAA
- a CDS encoding ABC transporter ATP-binding protein encodes MIELEGLTKRYGEKVAVNNLTFTVRPGIVTGFLGPNGAGKSTTMRMLLGLDRPTAGDVRIDGKHYDQLKDPLKYIGALLDAKAMHGGRSAFNHLLCLAQSNGIPRTRVHEVLDTVGLTAVARKKAKGFSLGMGQRLGIAGALLGDPRILMFDEPVNGLDPEGIHWIRNLMKSLASQGRTVFVSSHLMSEMALTADHLVVIGQGRLLADTSMADFIAQNSRSYVRIRTPHRDRLVDVLQRAGMTVVQTGSGPLEVDGGKSERIGELAAQHQIVLHELSPQQASLEEAFMQLTAESVEYHAHSQAPPEQRQPWGDGWRKEG; translated from the coding sequence ATGATCGAGCTGGAAGGGCTGACCAAGCGGTACGGCGAGAAGGTGGCGGTCAACAACCTCACCTTCACCGTCAGACCCGGCATCGTGACCGGGTTCCTCGGCCCCAACGGCGCCGGCAAGTCCACGACCATGCGCATGCTGCTGGGCCTGGACCGGCCGACGGCGGGCGATGTCCGCATCGACGGCAAGCACTACGACCAGCTGAAGGACCCCCTGAAGTACATCGGGGCGCTGCTGGACGCGAAGGCCATGCACGGCGGGCGCAGCGCCTTCAACCATCTGCTCTGTCTCGCCCAGAGCAACGGCATCCCGAGGACACGGGTGCACGAGGTCCTCGACACCGTGGGCCTGACCGCGGTGGCGAGGAAGAAGGCCAAGGGCTTCTCGCTCGGCATGGGCCAGCGGCTCGGCATCGCGGGCGCGCTGCTCGGCGATCCGCGGATCCTGATGTTCGACGAGCCGGTCAACGGGCTCGACCCCGAGGGCATCCACTGGATCCGCAATCTGATGAAGTCCCTCGCCTCCCAGGGCCGGACGGTGTTCGTCTCCTCGCATCTGATGAGCGAGATGGCGCTGACCGCCGACCATCTCGTCGTCATCGGCCAGGGCCGGCTGCTCGCCGACACGTCCATGGCCGACTTCATCGCCCAGAACTCGCGCTCCTACGTCCGTATCCGCACCCCGCACCGGGACCGGCTGGTCGATGTCCTCCAGCGGGCCGGGATGACGGTCGTGCAGACCGGGAGCGGCCCGCTGGAGGTGGACGGGGGCAAGTCGGAGCGGATCGGGGAGCTGGCGGCGCAGCACCAGATCGTGCTGCACGAGCTGAGCCCGCAGCAGGCGTCTCTGGAGGAGGCGTTCATGCAGCTGACCGCGGAGTCGGTGGAGTACCACGCGCACTCCCAGGCGCCCCCGGAGCAGCGGCAGCCCTGGGGCGACGGCTGGCGGAAGGAGGGCTGA
- a CDS encoding ABC transporter permease, whose product MATSQVIRSEWTKIRSVASTVWTLSLAVVVTVALGMLIALLSKNEFDNMDREDQLSFDPTFISFAGMSLGQLAMIVFGVLVVSNEYSTGMIRTSLAAVPQRGSFLFSKIAVAAGLSLLVGLFTSFVTFFLGQSMLGEHKASIGDEGVLRAVIGGGLYMTLIAVFSMGVAAMLRSPMLSLGILMPFFFLVSNILGNVPATKKIGRYLPDQAGSKIMQVVTPVDNDTPYGPWGGLGIMVLWVIAALAGGFVLLKKRDA is encoded by the coding sequence ATGGCGACGAGTCAGGTCATCCGCTCGGAGTGGACCAAGATCCGCTCGGTGGCGTCGACGGTGTGGACGCTCTCCCTGGCCGTGGTGGTCACCGTGGCGCTGGGCATGCTGATCGCGCTGCTGTCGAAGAACGAGTTCGACAACATGGACCGCGAGGACCAGCTCTCCTTCGACCCGACCTTCATCAGTTTCGCCGGGATGAGCCTCGGTCAGCTGGCGATGATCGTGTTCGGGGTGCTGGTGGTGTCCAACGAGTACAGCACCGGCATGATCCGCACCTCGCTGGCCGCGGTGCCGCAGCGCGGCTCCTTCCTGTTCAGCAAGATCGCGGTGGCCGCCGGGCTCTCGCTGCTGGTCGGCCTGTTCACCAGCTTCGTCACCTTCTTCCTGGGCCAGTCGATGCTCGGCGAGCACAAGGCGTCCATCGGTGACGAGGGAGTGCTGCGGGCGGTCATCGGCGGTGGCCTCTACATGACGCTGATCGCGGTGTTCTCGATGGGCGTCGCCGCGATGCTGCGCTCGCCGATGCTGTCGCTGGGCATCCTGATGCCGTTCTTCTTCCTGGTCTCCAACATCCTCGGCAATGTCCCGGCCACCAAGAAGATCGGCCGCTATCTGCCCGACCAGGCCGGCAGCAAGATCATGCAGGTGGTCACCCCGGTCGACAACGACACCCCGTACGGGCCCTGGGGCGGGCTCGGGATCATGGTGCTGTGGGTGATCGCGGCGCTCGCGGGCGGGTTCGTCCTGCTGAAGAAGCGGGACGCGTAG
- a CDS encoding ABC transporter ATP-binding protein, whose translation MIEAVGLTKRYGDKTAVYNLSFQVRPGAVTGFLGPNGSGKSTTMRMILGLDNPSAGQVTIGGYPYRKLPNAPRQVGALLDAKAVHGGRTARTHLLSLAQLSGIPARRVDEVLGVVGLQDVARKRSKGFSLGMGQRLGIAAALLGDPQVLLFDEPVNGLDPEGILWVRNLMKSLAAEGRTVFVSSHLMSEMALTADHLIVIGRGQLLADMSVQDFIAANSAGFARVRTPDTEPQLREKLATALAEAGGHVLPEQDGALRVTGLALPRISDIAHETDVRLWELSPHQASLEEAYMRMTQGAVDYRSTIDQKVGLQQPLPPGAQPQMPVPGQGQPGWYAPPPPQQGGQPFAMPQGQQGQPGQPAQPPAPPQGPYGAPAAPAAAPAAPGSAPNPYTQPAPAAAHAPAVDTTKPEDAR comes from the coding sequence ATGATCGAGGCAGTCGGCCTGACCAAGCGCTACGGCGACAAGACCGCTGTGTACAACCTTTCCTTCCAGGTGCGGCCCGGTGCCGTCACCGGCTTCCTGGGCCCCAACGGCTCCGGCAAGTCGACGACGATGCGGATGATCCTCGGCCTGGACAACCCCAGCGCGGGGCAGGTGACGATCGGCGGCTATCCGTACCGCAAGCTGCCCAACGCCCCCCGCCAGGTCGGCGCGCTGCTGGACGCCAAGGCGGTGCACGGCGGCCGGACCGCCCGCACCCACCTGCTGAGCCTCGCCCAGCTGTCCGGCATCCCGGCCCGCCGGGTCGACGAGGTGCTCGGCGTCGTGGGTCTCCAGGACGTCGCGAGGAAGCGCTCCAAGGGCTTCTCGCTCGGCATGGGCCAGCGGCTCGGCATCGCCGCTGCGCTGCTCGGCGACCCCCAGGTGCTGCTCTTCGACGAGCCGGTCAACGGCCTCGACCCCGAGGGCATCCTCTGGGTGCGGAACCTGATGAAGTCGCTCGCCGCGGAGGGCCGTACGGTCTTCGTCTCCTCGCACCTGATGAGCGAGATGGCGCTGACCGCCGACCACCTGATCGTGATCGGGCGCGGCCAGCTGCTCGCCGACATGAGCGTGCAGGACTTCATCGCCGCGAACTCCGCCGGCTTCGCCCGGGTGCGGACGCCCGACACCGAGCCGCAGCTGCGCGAGAAGCTCGCCACGGCGCTGGCCGAGGCGGGCGGCCATGTGCTGCCCGAGCAGGACGGCGCGCTGCGGGTGACGGGGCTCGCGCTGCCCCGCATCAGCGACATCGCGCATGAGACGGACGTACGGCTGTGGGAGCTGTCGCCGCACCAGGCCTCGCTGGAGGAGGCGTACATGCGGATGACGCAGGGCGCCGTCGACTACCGCTCCACGATCGACCAGAAGGTGGGGCTCCAGCAGCCGCTGCCGCCCGGCGCGCAGCCGCAGATGCCGGTGCCGGGGCAGGGCCAGCCCGGCTGGTACGCCCCGCCGCCGCCCCAGCAGGGCGGCCAGCCCTTCGCGATGCCGCAGGGCCAGCAGGGCCAGCCCGGACAGCCCGCGCAGCCGCCGGCGCCCCCTCAGGGCCCGTACGGCGCCCCCGCGGCGCCCGCCGCGGCCCCGGCCGCCCCGGGGTCCGCCCCGAACCCGTACACGCAGCCCGCGCCCGCCGCGGCCCACGCTCCCGCCGTCGACACGACCAAGCCCGAGGACGCCCGATGA
- a CDS encoding ABC transporter permease subunit, translated as MSTPQPPMPQTAAPNWQAAPGASYPAYNSPIPVTRTHLGHALASEWTKIRSVRSTMWTLGVFVVLVIGIGLATAALVAANATEGDLVGENPLSFGFFGLLLGIMCIMTLGVLTTASEYGTGMIRTTMTACPSRGRVLLAKGIVFFAVAFTVTLVSSVLVALADVSMLSDAREPSGSEWLKGTVGVSLYIALLGLLSLVVGSIIRHSAGAITIMIGLLLAPLVIALFMFSESLEDLRQALFEYSIPNQLSVFYSQSLTDTGPSGWDPLWFMLVVTGAAFAGAWALLEKRDV; from the coding sequence ATGAGCACCCCGCAGCCCCCGATGCCGCAGACCGCCGCACCGAACTGGCAGGCGGCGCCCGGCGCTTCGTATCCCGCCTACAACTCGCCGATCCCGGTGACCCGCACACACCTCGGGCACGCCCTCGCCTCGGAGTGGACGAAGATCCGGTCGGTGCGCTCGACGATGTGGACGCTCGGCGTCTTCGTCGTGCTGGTGATCGGCATCGGTCTGGCCACCGCCGCCCTGGTGGCCGCCAACGCCACCGAGGGCGATCTGGTCGGCGAGAACCCGCTGTCGTTCGGCTTCTTCGGGCTGCTGCTCGGCATCATGTGCATCATGACGCTGGGCGTGCTGACCACGGCCTCGGAGTACGGCACCGGCATGATCCGCACCACGATGACCGCCTGCCCGTCCCGCGGGCGGGTGCTGCTGGCCAAGGGGATCGTGTTCTTCGCGGTCGCCTTCACGGTCACCCTGGTGTCGTCGGTGCTCGTCGCGCTGGCCGACGTCTCCATGCTGAGCGACGCGCGGGAGCCGTCCGGCTCGGAGTGGCTGAAGGGCACGGTCGGCGTCTCGCTCTACATCGCGCTGCTCGGCCTGCTGTCGCTGGTCGTCGGCTCGATCATCCGGCACTCCGCGGGCGCCATCACCATCATGATCGGCCTGCTGCTGGCGCCGTTGGTGATCGCGCTGTTCATGTTCTCGGAGTCCCTGGAGGACCTGCGCCAGGCGCTGTTCGAGTACTCCATCCCGAACCAGCTGAGCGTCTTCTACTCCCAGTCCCTCACCGACACGGGCCCCTCCGGCTGGGACCCGCTGTGGTTCATGCTGGTGGTGACGGGGGCCGCGTTCGCCGGAGCCTGGGCCCTGCTGGAGAAGCGCGACGTGTGA
- a CDS encoding LLM class flavin-dependent oxidoreductase, whose product MHVGSFVLAAQFPGQGQGEALHRAVRSAEVAEEAGLDSVWLAEHHFVPYGTCPSAITLAALLLGRTRRIRVGTAVTVLPTAHPVAVGEQAALLHLTSGGRFSLGVGRGGPWVDLEVFGSGLESYEKGFPESLDLLVRWLREPSVAASGDRFAFREVPVVPRPSEALSGEPGPEVVVACTSPKSVRLAAERGLPMLLGMHVGDEEKAEMVAMWREQARAAGRTPEEIRAAAHVSAGVCQIADRRTDAAETLLKAMPGWLKQGLEAHVTVDGRHRVMRDPLAYTELLCGLHPVGTPRLCADRLAATSERTGISRFALLVEGSGDLAATEENVRRLGAEVLPHLG is encoded by the coding sequence ATGCACGTAGGAAGTTTCGTGTTGGCGGCCCAGTTCCCGGGGCAGGGCCAGGGGGAGGCGCTGCACCGCGCGGTCCGCTCGGCCGAGGTCGCCGAAGAGGCGGGTCTGGACTCGGTCTGGCTGGCCGAGCACCACTTCGTCCCGTACGGCACCTGTCCATCGGCGATCACCCTCGCCGCGTTACTGCTGGGCCGCACCCGCCGGATCCGTGTCGGCACCGCCGTCACCGTACTGCCCACCGCCCACCCCGTCGCCGTAGGCGAGCAGGCCGCGCTGCTGCATCTGACGAGCGGTGGCCGATTCTCGCTGGGCGTGGGACGCGGCGGGCCCTGGGTCGACCTGGAGGTCTTCGGCTCGGGCCTGGAGTCCTACGAGAAGGGGTTCCCGGAATCACTCGATCTGCTGGTGCGCTGGCTGCGCGAGCCCTCGGTCGCCGCCTCGGGTGACCGCTTCGCCTTCCGCGAGGTCCCCGTCGTCCCGCGCCCCTCCGAGGCGCTGTCGGGCGAGCCCGGACCCGAGGTGGTCGTCGCCTGCACCTCGCCGAAGAGCGTCCGGCTCGCCGCCGAGCGGGGTCTTCCGATGCTGCTCGGGATGCATGTGGGCGACGAGGAGAAGGCGGAGATGGTCGCCATGTGGCGGGAGCAGGCGCGCGCGGCCGGGCGCACCCCGGAGGAGATCCGGGCCGCGGCCCATGTCTCGGCCGGCGTCTGCCAGATCGCCGACCGGCGCACGGACGCGGCGGAGACGCTGCTGAAGGCGATGCCGGGCTGGCTGAAGCAGGGACTGGAGGCCCATGTCACCGTGGACGGCCGCCATCGGGTGATGCGGGACCCCCTGGCCTACACCGAACTGCTCTGCGGACTGCACCCGGTGGGCACTCCCCGGCTGTGCGCGGACCGGCTGGCGGCGACCAGCGAGCGGACCGGCATCTCCCGCTTCGCCCTGCTCGTCGAGGGCTCGGGCGATCTGGCGGCCACCGAGGAGAACGTACGGCGACTGGGTGCCGAGGTGCTCCCCCACCTCGGCTGA
- a CDS encoding SCO5389 family protein: MSLDVSPALLEQAERGEVDEAAFVDCVRTSLPYAWEMISSLVAQLKVDGGEFADNQTPPPDEQARGQLLRALASDAIRGALQRHFGVRLAFQNCHRVAVFPLDSSVDETLARFTSVRNQLLNQSPELRDC, translated from the coding sequence ATGTCGCTCGACGTCTCACCGGCCCTATTGGAACAGGCCGAGCGAGGCGAGGTCGACGAAGCCGCCTTCGTCGACTGCGTCCGGACCTCCCTGCCCTACGCATGGGAGATGATCAGCTCCCTGGTGGCTCAGCTGAAGGTCGACGGTGGAGAGTTCGCCGACAACCAGACGCCCCCGCCGGACGAGCAGGCGCGGGGCCAGCTGCTGCGTGCGCTTGCGAGTGACGCGATACGCGGCGCACTGCAACGGCACTTCGGTGTGCGGCTGGCTTTCCAGAACTGCCACCGGGTGGCGGTGTTCCCGTTGGACTCCTCGGTCGACGAGACGCTGGCCCGCTTCACCTCGGTGCGCAACCAGCTGTTGAACCAGTCTCCGGAGCTGCGGGACTGCTGA